aatttaaaacttataattttttttaaaaaaactttaaatacaAGTAGATGAGACTAATAACTTTTGAAAATACAtcattattttatcaaatatattgttattattttttcctGAACATGGTCTAGaaataatttgaaacaaaactGCTCTGATAGATCTCTACAATTGACTTAACGTTTTTGCATGCACCTTACATTTTCAGGCAGTGCCGCTTTTCTTGTCGGAGATTGCTCCAGCACAGCTCAGGGGAGGTCTCAACATTGTGTTCCAACTCATGGTCACAATAGGAATCCTAATAGCCAACCTCGTCAATTACTTCACTGCCAAGGTACACCCTTACGGTTGGCGTATTGCTCTCGGTGGAGCCGCGATTCCCGCCGTTTTCCTCCTCTTCGGTTCACTGATCATCTGCGAGACTCCCACGAGCCTCATCGAGCGCAACAAGAACGAAGAAGGCAAAGAGGCACTAAGGAAGATCAGAGGAGTTGAAGATATAAATGAAGAGTATGAATCTATCGTCCATGCTTGTGACATTGCGAGTCAAGTCAAGGACCCTTTCAGGAAACTGTTGAAGCCAGCGAGTCGCCCACCGTTCATCATCGGAATGCTTCTCCAGCTTTTCCAGCAGTTTACAGGAATCAATGCTATTATGTTCTACGCGCCTGTTCTGTTCCAGACAGTTGGTTTTGGAAGCGAAGCAGCTCTTCTCTCTGCGGTTATCACGGGAACCATCAACGTTCTGAGTACGTTCGTGGGGATCTACCTCGTCGACAAGACTGGTCGGAGATTCCTTCTTCTACAATCTTCCGTTCACATGCTCATTTGCCAGGTCTTTAAACCTATCTATTGTGTCTTCAGTATAGGTTGCGTGCGCCGCAAGTAATCGTCTAAAACTAACAATTTTGTAAAACAGTTGATAATTGGAATCATCCTAGCGAAAGACTTAGGCACGACAGGGACACTCGGGAAGCCACAAGCGCTAGTGGTTGTGATCTTTGTGTGCGTTTACGTGATGGGATTCGCGTGGTCATGGGGACCTTTAGGATGGCTGATTCCTAGCGAGACTTTCCCACTAGAGACACGAAGTGCAGGGTTCGCTGTTGCTGTCTCGTGCAACATGTTCTTCACGTTCGTGATCGCGCAGGCGTTCTTGTCGATGCTTTGCGGGATGAGATCGGggatattcttcttcttcagtgctTGGATCGTTGTCATGGGACTGTTTGCGATGTTCTTCATACCGGAGACGAAAGGAGTGGCGATTGATGATATGAGGGAGAGTGTGTGGAAGCCGCATTGGTTCTGGAAAAGGTATATGCTTGATGAGGATGATGTGGAGAAGAGAAACTGATTGAAGTCAATATGTCTCTCTTGTGtgttttttccttttccttttcatgtTTCTTGTTGATGTTTGTATAAGTCTTTCGTTGCTTGTGTTGTTTTCATGGGAACAAATAGTGTAATAATACCAACCTGTTGTTTCAGGTTAGGTGTTTTTATCAATGAAATTCCATGAAAATTTAACAATTTATGATAAGAAtcctatgttttaatagtataggtTTCTTGCTGCACAAGTAAACCTCTAAAACTAACAAACCTGTTGATtcagtttggtgtttttatcAATGAAAATTTctttaacaatttattatttacttatatatgttttttttcttgaagaatgttaaatttattcactcAAAAAAAGATGTTTTTACAACATGTGTTAACACGTGATTTAGTACTTTGAAATATAGAACTTTGCTTATACTATGTTTTGATAGTATAATTCTATGAAAGTAaataagatatatgttttggtGGAGAGCAAAGATTTATAGTCAGGAAATATCTGCTCGTTGTCTGCATCTCCTTCTGTCTCAGTAGTAGGCTTTGAAGAAGGTCCAGCTCCAGGAGCTTGTTTCTTCTTGATACCACTAAACTATATCAATCCTCAAAAGCATACATGCCGCTTCAATCGCTGTCTTAAACGTCTGCGCCTTCACATTGTAAGCATCCCATATCTAATCACAAAGATTCCAAGTGTTAACAAAAGGTCACTAGATTCAAACCAGAAGAAATGGAGACTGGGCTAGTCCAGCCCAGGCccatcattatttttttttatgttttgcgTTAGCTCTGCGTTTTACCATAACCCTCaaacattcattttttttttccttaaacatGAATTAATTGTAGTAAAGGtgtgaagtggtgattgttcgTTGACAACAACAAAACATGTGAATTAATTGATTGTTCGTTGATAAGAAGCAAGCGAGATAGGTGTGGTGACCTACTATGACTTGATTGTTCAATTTTGGTCGTGGAGACTGGAGAGTTAGTTGTAACTTTTATGCCAAAATTACTAGTAATATACTAGTATTACTGATAAAATTTACTTATTAATGTTTCATATTGGATAATCAAATTATTGCTAACCTCTTTTTGGTTAGAAACATTATATAAACAATCATCATTGAATTGTGGTGGAAGGGAAGGGACAGttgtataacaaaaaaaaaaactttaaattaattttatggtttGAACATCTCAGGCTGTATTAGgctgataaaataaataaacattccTTAATCTCTccgcgtcttcttcttcttcttcttcttcttcttcgcgtCGACTGCTTTATTCACTTGAGACAACAAATTTGAattccacaacatcctcaaagTTTCCTCCTTTCCTCTTCCCGATCAGGTATAGCGTAAAACCCAGATCTCAAAATTTTCGATCTTTGTCCTTAACCCATCTCTCTCGCTTTCTAATTGCGTCTACGATTCTCTTGAAGGTACGCCCTTGTTGATTGCGTTTCAATCACTCTCAGATTCAACAACAACCCCACTTAGCTCAAACCCTGATCAAAGTCTAAATCCTTGTTTCCTCTCTCTTTAAAGCTTCGATCTTTATCTCCTCTGGGCAGGGTTTTGGCTCTTGGCTCCTTCACCTTGTTTGAAGTTTGCTTTACTCTAAAGTGTCTCTCTTTTCTTGTTTGCAGAATGGCGGCGGATATGCTACCTGTCTACCTCATTATATTGGCGTTTATATGCACCGGCGGAGCCATTGCTTTGGCCTTGTTCCATATCTACAAGCACCTCTTGAACTACACGGAACCCATTTACCAGAGATATATAGTTCGCATTGTCTTCATGGTCCCTGTCTACGCCTTGATGTCTTTCTTGGCTCTCGTCTTGCCCAAAAGCTCCATTTACTTCAACTCTATCCGAGAAGTGTGAGTGCTTTTGTGCTTTGGTTTCAACAAATGCAGACCTGATAGGTTTATGTTTCTGTGGCAGTTACGAAGCGTGGGTGATTTATAACTTTCTTTCCTTGTGCTTGGCATGGGTTGGAGGACCAGGTTCAGTTGTAATAAGCTTAACTGGCCGCTCTTTGAAGCCTTCATGGCATCTCATGACTTGTTGCTTCCCACCTCTACCACTAGACGGGTTAGTTTTATATGACCATCTTCTTAGCTAATATGTGTTAGCTTATACGTGGTTATTGTATAATGTGTAGGCGTTTTATTCGACGGTGCAAGCAAGGTTGTCTGCAGTTTGTAATCCTGAAGCCAATCCTAGTTGCTGTCACACTTGTGCTCTACGCAAAAGGGAAGTACAAGGATGGAAACTTTAGCCCTAATCAATCCTATCTCTATCTTACCATCATCTACACGATCTCATACACAGTAGCTTTGTATGCGCTGGTTCTCTTTTACGTGGCTTGCAAAGATCTCCTGAAGCCGTTCAATCCAGTCCCCAAGTTTGTGATTATTAAGTCTGTTGTCTTTCTTACATATTGGCAGGTAATAAGGTCTCTTATCTTCCACAATTTTttaacacattttttttctgGTTATTGAACTTCTTTTTGGTGTTACAGGGTGTTCTAGTTTTCCTTTTTGCTAAATCTGGATTTATaagggatgaagaagaagcagcgctgtttcaaaactttataatatgtGTGGAGATGCTTATTGCTGCAGCTGCACATTTCTATGCATTTCCTTACAAGGAATATGAAGGTGCCAATGTTGGAGGAGCACACAGTTTCTCAGCAAGTCTAGCACATGCTGTTCAGCTAAATGATTTCTACCATGATACTGTTCACCAGGTAAACTGATTGTTCGtttgtaaaacaaaacaattggAATGGTTAAAAGTAGGCATGTGGGTTCGGTTAGCTTGGTTTATTTGGTTTGGGTAGTTTGGTTTTCAGTTAGTTCGGTTCAATATAAATCTTACCAAATTAATCCGAAATAAAGTTTGTTTCTGTATTGggttagtttggtttttgaaaatccTACCGAAGTTTTGATTcgtttagattttggtttaattttgttagaattttggataaatttggtTAAATTCGGTTCgaaatttggttagttcggttcggTCAGTTTAGTTCAAGTTTTTGGTATGGTttggttataattttaaaagaagaaattcgatttttttatagaaaactaCCAAATAAAACGAAACTCTTAActgaaataatcaaaatttcggttcggttcggttcaaaatcCTAGGTCTACTTAAAACTGTGTGTTGATGAGTTTGATTTCTTACAGTTTGCACCTGCGTATCACGATTATGTGCTCTACAACCACAATGATGGTGGTGAGGAAGGGACGACGAAGTATCGAGTACGAACATTTGTGCCAACTGGTCAGGAAATGGATGCTGTTAGAAAGAACAAACACATGTTTGGAAACAAGATAGAGGGTGTTTCACCCTCCAGTCACTCGTCCTCGGGAACAAGCACACCGAAAACTTCAGGTGCAACTTCTGATCCTGCACGCCCTGAGACCATGAAATCTTCGTTGCTGGTAGATGCCTCGGACTCTACTTCCACAATGTATGACATGTCCCTCATGGACATTGATATATCGAGCTACCCAAGTAAAGTACCTTCTGCAAATGTAAGTGGAGGGCCTAGATAGtgaggaggaagatgatgatgtaGGATCCACCATTAACAGTGACAAGAGTGTTAGATTCAGGAGTTTCTCAAGTGTGTTGTTAAAACGGGAAAATATTAATTGGAGATTAAGATATAACTTGTTGTTCTTATGAGTCTTCCGCTGGACTCGACTCAGCTTAGTTCTCTTGTTCTTGCTTCCTTCACTatcttttaatttgtagatataaaatGATTACACAATTTCAAAAGTTGTGAAACATTTGGTGTGCAATTAGAAAGAGTTAGATAATGTTTTGAGCTCTGTGTTTTGAGTTTGTATGGAGTTAGGCCATCTCTTTTTATGTTCCTTTCAGACCGCAGAATAATATTATCAACTCTTTTGTTTGTGTTATTATTATGATAACATTGTATTAATTCTGCCTTCGACCTAaactttttgttctttttagcATATGcttatacaaaaacaaaataagtagattttaaatattgataCACCTAAGACCCTAGCAAACTATACACtatacaaaaatacattttacgATTAAAATGTCAATATCATTTTGTCATTCCagtctttttttaatcaatcaacTAATTCTGCAAAAAGACGTAATTCCGATTGTCTTTATATTTGATGAATCCacatatctttatattttccatttcatattaattgttgttttaaaatttaaaatttattttattgaattatttttctgttttcaatgaatttatttaattattttttttccaattttgcATCTATtcttttatttcattaattaacaTAATCAAATAAACTTAATTTGTATGAAACTGAGTgagtataattttttgttttgccAAAGCCAGAACGTGAACTTTTATCCTTTTTATTGAATTTATACTAGTTGGGAAGTTAGATTAAAGTCCCACCTACATAAGTGTGTTTGATTTGACgagagactttttttttttatgttagtcCAAAAAAAACACAGAGACGACATTAAAAGCAGAGTAGTATAAATACGTCAAAAGTTGTAGAAAGCCAAAACCAAAAGACATATTTAAAGCAACAACGTGAAGCACTTGAAACGAGCACTTGATACGAAAACGTTATCAGCGTTTTACGACGCCGTTTTTCGGCGGCGgctgagtgttttagtgtttacaAGTTAACCAAACTAAACCTCTCCATCTACCCTTTTATATTCTCCACAACGCAAGAAACTTGATATCGCGTTTTCTCTTATCAAGATGAGCAGAAACGTCAGCAGCAGCGTCGGCGTTTGGCAGAGCAATAACGGCTACTATGGATATGGCTACGGAGGAGGATACGTGGAGAAGAGACAGCTGTTCCTCAAGAGCTACCAGTTCTCTAGAAAACAAAGCTTAACGGAGAAGATTAAGAGGTCTGTGAGGAGAGTGGTGAAGAAAGTTGTCTGGATGAAGTTGAAATCCGCTCGGCGGATGAAACGCGTCGTTTGGTCGCGTCTCAAAATGGCGTTCTTCTACCGCCGTAGACGCTTCTTTCGTCTCCTTCACCCGAACAAACCTTCCTCTTACTGCTTCTACTaagtctctctttctctttgtttctttgttttgtgtGTGCATAGTTCGCTGCTTGCTTTAAGATTAATTATGTTGTTAATTCACTAAATGATCTTGTTATGGATGCTGGTTAGGCTTGTGTTTAACTTTATTGTGATAAAATCTTCGATATTATTTCATAGTTTCTGGAAAAGGGTTATATATCaagattttgtttttagatttgAAAGAGACTTTCGGACACGAAAGATCATGCAGACAGAAAGCGTTAAGTCAGCGTCGATTCTGTTTCATGCtcgttaatatttttttattatttatgtcaCATAACGTAAGCGAGTCAGGTTCCTCTTTTCTCGTCTCTTTCACAACAAGTCAGTGAAACGTTATCGTAAGCGAGTCCTTGTCTCACCAAATTTTCATCACTTTTTAAAATAACCCTATATTGGGCCTGATATGGGCCTAAATGTGGGTTCACAAAACGTAAGCGAGTCAGATTCTGAAAATTTTGAGCATGAGTTAAGGCGGAAGAAACACGACATGGTTAGTTCTAAACGCAGCTGATAGTTCAGCCTATATAACCTAGTTGAGACATGATTTGGCTCTATACACACGAATCTACTGCATCAATACATAACACCTAGAGACTGCTGCAGCAAGGTGGGTTTAAACAAGATTGGCAATGCATTCcattatttgtttcaaaatgtccAAAGATACATAGACTCCAgatatagattattaattagaaGTCTAGTTGAAACTGGTCTTGTTGTAATCAATGGGCCAAAAATATACGAGTATCtacaacaattaaaataaaataaaatgtacaaGTTTTCTTTGCTTTTGCTTAGTAATTTGCAGATTTTATGTtcattatttgtattaatgtgtatGGTCTGAAACCTATGTTCATTTCTTGGGTTGGAACTTTCCCTTAATATTCTGAATATCATTTGTTCCAAGCGAGAACGCCTTGGCAAGCAAGTCATCAGGAATGGGAGGGTTAGCGCCAAACAGAGACGGTCCAACACTTTGCGTCCCAGGGTTCTGACTATCGAAAGCAGCGATCACCGAGGCAGGAGTTTTGTTAGGGTTCTGCTGGAAATGGAGGAGAGCTCTGGGGAATGCAAAGACGTCTCCTTTGTTGACGTGTTTGGAGATGAGTTTTCCAGAGGTGGTCAAGAAGCCGACGAAGAGGCTTCCTTCGAGGACGAATATGGCCTCTGAAGCTCGGGGGTGAAGATGCGGCGGGTTGAGTCCGCCTGGTGCGTAGTCGATACGAGACATGGAGGTACCCATCATGTTGAGGCCAGGGATTTTCTCAACGTTGCCTGCTGTGACGGCTGAGCCCATTGAGGTGTTGCTGGTGTCTGCAGCATTGGCTAAGCCCATGTAGTAGAAGTCCTCTGGTGTTACTTGTGATGGGTCTTTGCATGGGTATCCGTTGACTTTTGAACCTAATAAGAACGTGGTAAAAGTCAACGAcataaatattgaaatatttCAGAATATAAAATACTAGATCAAGAGATAGAGATGTGATACCCTTGAGATCAGCAACACACAAATCTTGAAGCATGTTTGTTTCTGCGAGGGCCGTGTGGGCGGCTAGAAGCATGATGGTAACAAAAAGATGAGTCATGGAAATTGCCATTGTTGGTTGTTGTTGATGAATTTGAGAACATCCTTTGACCTGTTTCTcaatttatatatctatgttgAGAAGATCTAACCAATGGAAAAACCTATGAAGAAGAGATAAACATGGAGGggttgattttaaaattttgccaTAATTAAGTTTAGGTGTATCGTTGGTTAATATTTGGTGATTAAAAGTGGATTTGTTTGTTGGAGACATCGATTAGCCTATGGTTATAGAATGACACACACCATAAACACACATCGAACT
This region of Brassica napus cultivar Da-Ae chromosome C5, Da-Ae, whole genome shotgun sequence genomic DNA includes:
- the LOC106402116 gene encoding transmembrane protein 184A; this encodes MAADMLPVYLIILAFICTGGAIALALFHIYKHLLNYTEPIYQRYIVRIVFMVPVYALMSFLALVLPKSSIYFNSIREVYEAWVIYNFLSLCLAWVGGPGSVVISLTGRSLKPSWHLMTCCFPPLPLDGRFIRRCKQGCLQFVILKPILVAVTLVLYAKGKYKDGNFSPNQSYLYLTIIYTISYTVALYALVLFYVACKDLLKPFNPVPKFVIIKSVVFLTYWQGVLVFLFAKSGFIRDEEEAALFQNFIICVEMLIAAAAHFYAFPYKEYEGANVGGAHSFSASLAHAVQLNDFYHDTVHQFAPAYHDYVLYNHNDGGEEGTTKYRVRTFVPTGQEMDAVRKNKHMFGNKIEGVSPSSHSSSGTSTPKTSGATSDPARPETMKSSLLVDASDSTSTMYDMSLMDIDISSYPSKVPSANVSGGPR
- the LOC106399495 gene encoding germin-like protein subfamily 2 member 3, yielding MAISMTHLFVTIMLLAAHTALAETNMLQDLCVADLKGSKVNGYPCKDPSQVTPEDFYYMGLANAADTSNTSMGSAVTAGNVEKIPGLNMMGTSMSRIDYAPGGLNPPHLHPRASEAIFVLEGSLFVGFLTTSGKLISKHVNKGDVFAFPRALLHFQQNPNKTPASVIAAFDSQNPGTQSVGPSLFGANPPIPDDLLAKAFSLGTNDIQNIKGKFQPKK
- the LOC111206383 gene encoding sugar transport protein 6, producing MAVVVTSNGNAPAFEAKLTVYVFICVVIAAFGGLIFGYDIGISGGVTAMDDFLKEFFPAVWERKKHAHENNYCKYDNQFLQLFTSSLYLAALVASFFASAVCSKLGRKPTMQFASIFFLIGVGLTAGAVNLIMLIFGRILLGFGVGFGNQAVPLFLSEIAPAQLRGGLNIVFQLMVTIGILIANLVNYFTAKVHPYGWRIALGGAAIPAVFLLFGSLIICETPTSLIERNKNEEGKEALRKIRGVEDINEEYESIVHACDIASQVKDPFRKLLKPASRPPFIIGMLLQLFQQFTGINAIMFYAPVLFQTVGFGSEAALLSAVITGTINVLSTFVGIYLVDKTGRRFLLLQSSVHMLICQLIIGIILAKDLGTTGTLGKPQALVVVIFVCVYVMGFAWSWGPLGWLIPSETFPLETRSAGFAVAVSCNMFFTFVIAQAFLSMLCGMRSGIFFFFSAWIVVMGLFAMFFIPETKGVAIDDMRESVWKPHWFWKRYMLDEDDVEKRN
- the BNAC05G45890D gene encoding uncharacterized protein BNAC05G45890D, which produces MSRNVSSSVGVWQSNNGYYGYGYGGGYVEKRQLFLKSYQFSRKQSLTEKIKRSVRRVVKKVVWMKLKSARRMKRVVWSRLKMAFFYRRRRFFRLLHPNKPSSYCFY